Proteins encoded in a region of the Pseudomonas shahriarae genome:
- the uvrA gene encoding excinuclease ABC subunit UvrA gives MDKILIRGARTHNLKNIDLTLPRDKLIVITGLSGSGKSSLAFDTLYAEGQRRYVESLSAYARQFLSMMEKPDVDTIEGLSPAISIEQKSTSHNPRSTVGTITEIYDYLRLLYARVGIPRCPDHDIPLEAQTVSQMVDLVLAQPEGAKLMLLAPVIRERKGEHLSVFEELRAQGFVRARINGKLYELDEVPKLDKQKKHTIDVVVDRFKVRADLQQRLAESFETALKLADGIALVAPMDDEPGEEIIFSARFACPICGHAISELEPKLFSFNNPAGACPTCDGLGVKQFFDIKRLVNGDLTLAEGAIRGWDRRNVYYFQMLGSLAAHYKFSLEVPFNELPAEQQKVILHGSGSQNVDFKYLNDRGDIVKRSHPFEGIVPNLERRYRETESASVREELAKFLSTQPCPDCRGTRLRREARHVWVGEKTLPAVTNLPIGDACEYFGVLKLTGRRGEIADKILKEIRERLQFLVNVGLDYLSLDRSADTLSGGEAQRIRLASQIGAGLVGVLYILDEPSIGLHQRDNDRLLGTLKHLRDIGNTVIVVEHDEDAIRLADYVVDIGPGAGVHGGHIVAQGTPAEVMAHPDSLTGKYLSGRVKIEVPAKRTPRNKKQALHLKGARGNNLRNVDLEIPLGLLTCVTGVSGSGKSTLINNTLFPLSATALNGATTLEAAAHDSIKGLELLDKVVDIDQSPIGRTPRSNPATYTGLFTPIRELFAGVPESRSRGYGPGRFSFNVKGGRCEACQGDGLIKVEMHFLPDIYVPCDVCKSKRYNRETLEIKYKGKNIHETLEMTIEEARVFFDAVPALARKLQTLMDVGLSYIKLGQSATTLSGGEAQRVKLSRELSKRDTGKTLYILDEPTTGLHFADIQQLLDVLHRLRDHGNTVVVIEHNLDVIKTADWLVDLGPEGGSKGGQIIAVGTPEQVSEMPQSHTGYYLKPLLARDRA, from the coding sequence TTGGACAAGATCCTGATTCGTGGGGCTAGAACCCACAACCTGAAGAACATCGACCTGACCCTGCCCCGGGACAAACTGATTGTCATCACCGGCTTGTCCGGGTCCGGCAAATCATCGCTGGCGTTCGACACGCTGTATGCCGAAGGCCAGCGTCGTTATGTGGAGTCGCTGTCGGCCTATGCCCGGCAGTTCCTGTCGATGATGGAAAAGCCTGATGTCGACACCATCGAAGGCCTGTCGCCAGCCATTTCCATCGAACAGAAGTCGACCTCCCACAACCCACGCTCCACCGTGGGCACCATTACCGAAATCTACGATTACCTGCGCTTGTTGTATGCACGCGTCGGTATTCCGCGCTGCCCGGATCACGATATCCCGCTGGAAGCCCAGACCGTCAGCCAGATGGTCGACCTGGTGCTGGCCCAGCCGGAAGGCGCCAAGCTGATGCTGCTGGCGCCGGTGATTCGTGAGCGCAAGGGCGAGCACCTGTCGGTCTTCGAAGAGTTGCGCGCCCAGGGCTTTGTCCGCGCCCGGATCAACGGCAAGCTGTATGAGCTGGATGAAGTGCCGAAGCTGGATAAACAGAAGAAGCACACCATTGATGTGGTGGTCGACCGTTTCAAGGTGCGTGCCGATCTGCAGCAACGCCTGGCGGAGTCGTTCGAGACCGCGCTGAAGCTGGCAGACGGTATTGCCCTGGTGGCGCCGATGGACGACGAGCCGGGCGAAGAAATCATCTTCTCCGCGCGCTTCGCCTGCCCGATCTGCGGCCACGCCATCAGTGAGCTGGAACCCAAGCTGTTCTCCTTCAACAACCCGGCTGGCGCCTGTCCGACCTGTGATGGGCTGGGGGTCAAGCAGTTCTTCGATATCAAGCGCCTGGTCAATGGCGACCTGACGCTGGCGGAGGGCGCGATACGTGGTTGGGACCGGCGCAATGTGTACTACTTCCAGATGCTCGGGTCGTTGGCTGCCCACTATAAATTCAGTCTGGAAGTGCCCTTCAACGAGCTGCCGGCCGAGCAACAAAAAGTCATCCTGCACGGCAGCGGCTCGCAGAACGTCGACTTCAAGTACCTGAATGATCGTGGCGACATCGTCAAGCGCTCCCACCCGTTCGAAGGCATCGTGCCTAACCTGGAACGGCGCTACCGGGAAACCGAGTCGGCCAGCGTGCGCGAGGAGTTGGCCAAGTTCCTCAGCACCCAGCCCTGCCCGGATTGCCGCGGCACCCGTTTGCGTCGCGAGGCCCGCCACGTCTGGGTCGGCGAGAAAACCCTGCCGGCCGTGACCAACCTGCCCATCGGCGATGCCTGCGAATACTTCGGCGTATTGAAGCTGACCGGGCGACGCGGCGAAATTGCCGACAAGATCCTCAAGGAAATCCGCGAGCGCCTGCAGTTCCTGGTCAATGTGGGGTTGGATTACCTGTCCCTGGATCGCAGTGCCGACACCCTGTCTGGCGGCGAGGCCCAGCGCATACGCCTGGCCAGCCAGATCGGCGCCGGCCTGGTGGGCGTGCTGTACATTCTCGACGAGCCGTCCATCGGCTTGCACCAGCGTGACAACGATCGTCTGCTGGGCACGCTCAAGCACCTGCGGGACATCGGCAACACTGTGATCGTGGTCGAACACGATGAGGATGCCATTCGCCTGGCGGACTATGTGGTCGATATCGGCCCTGGTGCCGGCGTGCATGGCGGCCATATTGTGGCCCAGGGCACTCCCGCGGAAGTCATGGCCCATCCGGACTCATTGACAGGGAAATACCTGTCTGGCCGGGTAAAAATCGAAGTGCCGGCCAAACGTACGCCACGCAACAAAAAACAGGCGCTGCACCTCAAGGGCGCGCGCGGCAACAACCTGCGCAATGTCGACCTGGAAATCCCCCTGGGCCTGCTGACCTGCGTGACCGGTGTATCCGGCTCTGGCAAGTCGACGCTGATCAACAACACGCTGTTCCCCCTCAGTGCCACGGCACTGAACGGTGCTACCACCCTGGAAGCTGCCGCCCATGACAGCATCAAGGGCCTGGAGCTGCTGGATAAAGTGGTGGATATCGACCAGAGCCCGATCGGTCGCACGCCCCGCTCCAACCCTGCAACCTATACCGGGCTGTTCACGCCGATTCGCGAACTGTTCGCCGGTGTGCCGGAGTCCCGCTCGCGGGGTTATGGGCCAGGGCGCTTCTCCTTCAACGTCAAGGGCGGGCGCTGCGAGGCGTGCCAGGGCGATGGCCTGATCAAGGTCGAGATGCACTTCCTCCCGGACATCTACGTGCCGTGCGATGTGTGCAAGAGCAAGCGTTACAACCGCGAAACCCTGGAGATCAAGTACAAGGGCAAGAACATCCATGAAACCCTCGAGATGACCATCGAGGAGGCGCGGGTGTTCTTTGACGCAGTGCCGGCCCTGGCACGCAAACTCCAGACCCTGATGGACGTGGGCTTGTCGTATATCAAACTAGGGCAGTCGGCGACTACGCTGTCCGGTGGTGAGGCGCAGCGGGTGAAGCTGTCTCGCGAGCTGTCCAAGCGCGATACCGGCAAGACCTTGTATATCCTCGATGAGCCGACCACCGGCTTGCACTTTGCGGATATTCAGCAGTTGCTCGACGTACTGCACCGCCTGCGCGACCACGGCAACACGGTAGTCGTGATCGAGCACAACCTGGATGTAATCAAGACGGCCGACTGGCTCGTGGACCTTGGGCCGGAAGGCGGCTCCAAGGGTGGGCAGATTATTGCGGTGGGTACGCCGGAGCAGGTTTCCGAGATGCCGCAGTCCCACACTGGCTACTATCTGAAGCCGTTGCTGGCGCGCGACCGGGCCTGA
- the bfr gene encoding bacterioferritin — protein sequence MQGHPDVIDYLNTLLTGELAARDQYFIHSRMYEDWGFTELYERINHEMEEEAQHADALMRRILMLEGTPRMRPDDLDTGTTVPEMLASDLRLEYKVRAALCKGIELCEKHNDYVTREILRVQLNDTEEDHTYWLEKQLGLIKLIGLENYLQSQF from the coding sequence ATGCAAGGTCACCCCGACGTAATCGATTACCTCAACACGTTGCTGACGGGCGAACTGGCAGCTCGTGACCAATATTTCATTCACTCGCGGATGTACGAAGACTGGGGCTTTACCGAGCTCTACGAGCGTATCAATCACGAAATGGAAGAAGAGGCACAGCACGCCGACGCGCTGATGCGCCGTATCCTGATGCTCGAAGGCACGCCGCGTATGCGTCCTGATGACCTGGATACCGGTACCACCGTGCCTGAGATGCTCGCCAGCGACTTGCGCCTGGAATACAAAGTCCGCGCTGCGCTGTGCAAAGGCATTGAGCTTTGCGAGAAGCACAACGACTACGTGACCCGGGAAATCCTGCGCGTACAGTTGAACGACACTGAAGAAGATCACACCTACTGGCTGGAAAAGCAGCTGGGTCTGATCAAGTTGATCGGTCTGGAAAACTACCTGCAATCGCAGTTCTGA
- a CDS encoding catalase produces MSQNKTLTTASGAPVADNQNSRSAGPRGPLLLDDFHLIEKLAHFNRENIPERRVHAKGSGAYGTFTVTKDITQYTNAKLFEAVGKQTPTFLRFSTVGGERGSADTERDPRGFALKFYTEEGNWDIVGNNTPVFFIRDPLKFPDFIHTQKRLPQSNLKSAQMMWDFWSHSPEALHQVTILFSDRGIPDGYRHMHGFGSHTYSLINANGERHWVKWHYKTKQGIKNLAPADAARLAGTDPDYAQRDLFGAIERGDFPKWRVCIQIMTEAQANAHYENPFDVTKTWSQKEFPLIEVGELELNRNPQNYFAEVEQAAFGPSNMVPGVGLSPDRMLQGRVFAYADAHRYRIGTNHQHLPVNAPRSPVNTYQRDGSMAFGTNGGAAPNYEPNSYADAPKQAPQYAEPALALSGAADRYDHREDTDYYSHAGALFRLMNAEQKALLINNIAGAMAGVSSDVVQRQLQHFFKADPAYGEGIATALGVSLN; encoded by the coding sequence ATGAGCCAGAATAAAACCCTTACAACCGCCAGCGGTGCTCCCGTTGCGGATAACCAGAATTCCCGTTCCGCCGGCCCGCGTGGCCCGTTGTTGCTCGACGACTTTCACCTGATCGAGAAGCTTGCCCACTTCAACCGTGAAAACATCCCAGAGCGCCGCGTACACGCCAAAGGCTCGGGAGCGTATGGGACCTTCACGGTTACCAAAGACATCACCCAATACACCAATGCCAAACTGTTTGAAGCTGTCGGTAAGCAGACTCCGACCTTTCTGCGCTTCTCTACCGTAGGTGGTGAACGCGGCTCGGCAGACACCGAGCGCGACCCACGTGGCTTCGCGCTGAAGTTCTACACCGAAGAAGGCAACTGGGACATCGTTGGTAACAACACCCCGGTGTTCTTTATCCGTGACCCGCTGAAGTTCCCCGACTTTATCCACACTCAAAAGCGCCTGCCGCAAAGCAACCTGAAAAGTGCACAGATGATGTGGGACTTCTGGTCGCACTCGCCTGAGGCGCTGCACCAGGTCACCATCCTGTTTTCGGACCGTGGCATCCCTGACGGCTACCGTCATATGCACGGCTTTGGTAGCCACACCTACAGCTTGATCAACGCCAATGGCGAGCGTCATTGGGTGAAGTGGCACTACAAGACCAAACAAGGCATCAAGAACCTGGCGCCTGCCGATGCAGCGCGTCTGGCCGGTACCGATCCGGATTACGCCCAGCGCGATCTGTTTGGGGCCATTGAGCGCGGTGACTTCCCTAAATGGCGTGTGTGCATCCAGATCATGACTGAGGCCCAGGCCAACGCTCACTACGAGAACCCCTTCGACGTAACCAAAACCTGGTCGCAGAAAGAGTTCCCGCTGATTGAGGTGGGTGAGCTGGAGTTGAACCGCAACCCGCAGAACTACTTCGCCGAAGTGGAGCAGGCCGCGTTCGGCCCAAGCAACATGGTGCCAGGCGTCGGTTTGTCGCCGGATCGCATGCTGCAGGGCCGTGTATTCGCTTACGCCGATGCGCACCGCTACCGTATCGGCACTAACCATCAGCATCTGCCAGTGAATGCTCCACGCAGTCCGGTCAATACCTATCAGCGTGACGGGTCCATGGCGTTCGGCACCAACGGCGGTGCGGCTCCCAACTACGAGCCAAACAGTTACGCCGATGCGCCAAAACAGGCACCGCAGTACGCAGAACCAGCCTTGGCGCTCAGTGGAGCGGCCGATCGTTACGACCACCGCGAAGACACTGATTACTACAGCCATGCCGGTGCGCTGTTCCGCCTGATGAACGCTGAGCAAAAAGCGCTGTTGATTAACAACATCGCCGGCGCGATGGCCGGGGTTTCCAGTGATGTGGTTCAGCGTCAACTGCAGCACTTCTTCAAAGCTGATCCAGCTTATGGAGAAGGAATCGCAACAGCGCTGGGTGTATCGCTTAACTGA
- the rplQ gene encoding 50S ribosomal protein L17, which produces MRHRKSGRHLSRTSSHRKAMFQNMAVSLFEHELIKTTLPKAKELRRVAEPLITLAKTDSLANRRLAFDRTRSKAIVGKLFNDLGKRYATREGGYLRILKCGFRTGDNAPMAYVELVDRATAGEAVSAE; this is translated from the coding sequence ATGCGTCATCGTAAAAGTGGTCGTCACCTGAGCCGTACCAGCTCGCACCGCAAGGCCATGTTTCAAAACATGGCGGTGTCGCTGTTCGAGCACGAGCTGATTAAAACTACACTGCCGAAAGCCAAAGAACTGCGTCGCGTTGCTGAGCCGCTGATCACTTTGGCCAAGACAGACAGCCTGGCTAACCGCCGTCTGGCTTTCGACCGTACTCGTTCGAAAGCTATCGTTGGTAAGCTCTTCAACGACCTGGGCAAGCGTTATGCTACCCGTGAGGGTGGCTACCTGCGCATCCTCAAGTGCGGTTTCCGCACTGGCGACAACGCGCCTATGGCGTACGTCGAGTTGGTTGATCGTGCTACTGCTGGCGAAGCTGTATCCGCCGAGTAA
- a CDS encoding DNA-directed RNA polymerase subunit alpha — protein sequence MQISVNEFLTPRHIDVQVVSPTRAKITLEPLERGFGHTLGNALRRILLSSMPGCAVVEAEIDGVLHEYSAIEGVQEDVIEILLNLKGLAIKLHGRDEVTLTLSKKGSGVVTAADIQLDHDVEIVNPDHVIANLASNGALNMKLTVARGRGYEPADSRQSDEDESRSIGRLQLDSSFSPVRRIAYVVENARVEQRTNLDKLVIDLETNGTLDPEEAIRRAATILQQQLAAFVDLKGDSEPVVIEQEDEIDPILLRPVDDLELTVRSANCLKAENIYYIGDLIQRTEVELLKTPNLGKKSLTEIKDVLASRGLSLGMRLDNWPPASLKKDDKATA from the coding sequence ATGCAGATTTCGGTAAATGAGTTCCTGACACCCCGCCACATTGATGTGCAGGTTGTCAGTCCAACCCGCGCCAAGATCACTCTCGAGCCTCTCGAGCGTGGTTTTGGCCACACCCTGGGCAACGCGCTGCGCCGCATCCTGTTGTCCTCAATGCCCGGCTGTGCAGTAGTCGAGGCCGAGATTGACGGTGTGCTCCACGAGTACAGCGCCATCGAAGGTGTACAGGAAGACGTAATTGAAATCCTGTTGAACCTTAAAGGTCTGGCTATCAAGCTGCACGGCCGTGACGAAGTTACGCTGACCTTGTCGAAGAAGGGTTCGGGGGTGGTTACCGCTGCCGATATTCAGCTGGATCATGATGTCGAGATCGTTAACCCCGATCACGTAATCGCTAACCTGGCGTCTAACGGCGCTTTGAACATGAAGCTCACCGTAGCTCGTGGTCGTGGTTATGAACCGGCCGACTCGCGTCAGAGCGATGAAGACGAAAGCCGCAGCATTGGTCGCTTGCAGCTTGACTCTTCGTTCAGCCCGGTTCGCCGTATCGCATACGTGGTGGAAAACGCCCGTGTCGAGCAGCGTACTAACCTGGACAAGCTGGTTATTGATCTGGAAACCAACGGTACTCTGGATCCTGAAGAGGCTATTCGCCGCGCTGCAACCATTCTGCAACAGCAGTTGGCTGCGTTCGTCGACCTCAAAGGTGACAGCGAACCAGTGGTAATCGAGCAGGAAGACGAGATCGATCCGATCCTGCTTCGCCCGGTTGACGATCTGGAACTGACTGTACGTTCGGCTAACTGCCTTAAGGCGGAAAACATTTACTACATCGGTGACCTGATTCAGCGTACCGAAGTAGAACTGTTGAAGACTCCGAACCTGGGCAAGAAATCCTTGACTGAAATCAAGGACGTTCTGGCCTCCCGCGGTCTGTCCCTCGGCATGCGCCTCGACAACTGGCCGCCTGCAAGTCTTAAGAAGGACGACAAGGCGACTGCCTGA
- the rpsD gene encoding 30S ribosomal protein S4 encodes MARYIGPKCKLARREGTDLFLKSGVRAIESKCNIEAAPGIHGQRRGRQSDYGTQLREKQKVRRIYGVLERQFSGYYKEAAGKKGATGENLLQLLECRLDNVVYRMGFGSTRAESRQLVSHKSVSVNGQTVNVPSYQVRAGDVVAIREKAKNQLRIVQALDLCAQRGRVEWVEVDTEKKSGVFKNVPARSDLSADINESLIVELYSK; translated from the coding sequence ATGGCTCGTTACATTGGTCCAAAATGCAAACTCGCTCGTCGCGAAGGCACCGATCTCTTCCTGAAGAGCGGCGTGCGCGCGATCGAATCGAAGTGCAACATTGAAGCAGCACCTGGTATCCACGGCCAACGCCGCGGTCGCCAGTCCGATTACGGCACCCAACTGCGTGAAAAGCAGAAGGTCCGTCGTATCTACGGCGTTCTCGAGCGTCAGTTCAGCGGCTACTACAAAGAAGCTGCTGGCAAGAAAGGTGCAACCGGTGAAAACCTGCTGCAACTGCTCGAATGCCGTCTGGACAACGTTGTATACCGTATGGGCTTTGGTTCGACTCGTGCCGAATCCCGTCAGCTGGTATCGCACAAATCCGTCAGCGTAAACGGCCAAACCGTTAACGTTCCGTCCTACCAGGTTCGTGCTGGTGACGTGGTCGCGATTCGCGAGAAAGCAAAAAACCAACTTCGCATTGTCCAAGCTCTCGATCTGTGTGCCCAACGTGGCCGCGTAGAATGGGTAGAAGTAGACACTGAGAAGAAGTCGGGCGTTTTCAAGAACGTTCCTGCTCGCAGTGATCTGTCCGCCGACATCAACGAAAGCCTGATTGTCGAGCTCTACTCCAAGTAA
- the rpsK gene encoding 30S ribosomal protein S11: protein MAKPAARPRKKVKKTVVDGIAHIHASFNNTIVTITDRQGNALSWATSGGSGFRGSRKSTPFAAQVAAERAGQAALEYGLKNLDVNVKGPGPGRESAVRALNGCGYKIASITDVTPIPHNGCRPPKKRRV from the coding sequence ATGGCAAAACCTGCTGCTCGTCCTCGTAAAAAAGTTAAAAAGACAGTGGTTGATGGCATCGCCCACATCCATGCATCTTTTAACAACACCATCGTGACCATCACCGACCGTCAAGGTAACGCGCTTTCTTGGGCTACCTCCGGTGGTTCGGGTTTCCGCGGTTCCCGCAAGTCCACCCCGTTTGCTGCTCAAGTAGCTGCTGAACGTGCTGGTCAAGCTGCGCTGGAATATGGCCTGAAAAACCTCGACGTTAACGTCAAGGGTCCAGGTCCAGGTCGTGAGTCTGCTGTCCGTGCTTTGAACGGCTGTGGCTATAAGATCGCCAGCATCACCGACGTGACGCCAATCCCGCACAACGGGTGCCGTCCGCCGAAGAAGCGCCGCGTGTAA
- the rpsM gene encoding 30S ribosomal protein S13: MARIAGVNIPDNKHTVISLTYIYGVGRTTAQKICAVAGVNPAAKIKDLSDEQIELLRGEVAKFTTEGDLRREINMKIKRLMDLGCYRGLRHRRGLPVRGQRTKTNARTRKGPRKPIRK; encoded by the coding sequence ATGGCCCGTATTGCAGGCGTTAACATTCCAGATAACAAGCACACTGTTATCTCGCTGACCTACATCTATGGTGTTGGTCGCACTACTGCGCAGAAAATTTGCGCAGTTGCTGGGGTAAACCCAGCCGCTAAGATCAAGGATCTGAGCGACGAGCAGATTGAATTGCTGCGTGGCGAAGTGGCGAAGTTCACCACTGAAGGTGACCTGCGTCGCGAAATCAACATGAAAATCAAGCGTTTGATGGACCTCGGTTGCTATCGCGGTCTGCGTCATCGTCGTGGTCTTCCAGTGCGCGGTCAGCGTACCAAGACTAACGCGCGTACCCGTAAAGGTCCGCGTAAGCCGATCCGCAAGTAA
- the rpmJ gene encoding 50S ribosomal protein L36, whose protein sequence is MKVRASVKKLCRNCKIIRREGVVRVICSAEPRHKQRQG, encoded by the coding sequence ATGAAAGTTCGTGCATCGGTGAAAAAGCTGTGCCGTAACTGCAAGATTATTCGCCGCGAAGGTGTTGTTCGAGTAATTTGCAGCGCGGAACCGCGTCACAAACAGCGCCAAGGCTGA